A stretch of DNA from Thiomicrospira sp. XS5:
CGCGGGCGACACTTTCAATGCCGGCGTTATTGACCGTCTGTTGCAAAAGGACTCATTGGCCGAGGCCGTCCAAGCAGGCAGCCGTCTGGCCGCCCGTAAATGCCGGCAGACAGGCTTAGATAATTTAATGACGGAAATCAAAGATAAGCGCCCGCTCGCCAACATTAAACAAGTCACCAATGCCAGAACATTGGTTGTTCCCTGCGACGACCTACCGCACGCTGTCGTGCTCATTAAATACGAAGACCGCATCAAGGCGTATGAAAACAATTGTCCGCACCAGAATGTGCCGCTAAATGAAGCCTACAAAATCGACGTCAATCCATTTGACCACACCTTAAAGTGCTCGGTACATGACGCTTTTTTCAATATCGAAGATGGGATGTGTGTGGAAGGCCCTTGTATGAACGACGAGTTAACCGCTGTCGCAATTGAAATTGATGAACAAGGGGATATTTACCTGGCACAATAAAAAAACGACCAGGCCTGGTCGTTTTTAAATGAACTCACAATGTTTGATTCGATGGCGGTAAACAATTACTTTCGCTGACGAAAAACCTCATACAGCGTTACCCCTGTGGCGACGGAAACATTTAAGCTCTCCACCGAGCCCACCATCGGAATAGCGGCCAAATGGTCACAGGTTTCACGAGTTAACTTACGCAACCCCGAACCTTCGGCTCCCATCACCAGCCCAACAGCCCCGGTAAAGTCCATATCGTAAATAGTGGACTCGGTTTCCCCGGCCAGCCCCGTCACCCACAATCCGGCCTGCTGAAGTGTTTTCAACGTACGCGCCAGGTTAGACACCACCACCACTTTAACCGTCTCAGCGGCACCACAAGCCACTTTTCGAACCGTGGCATTGACGCCGACCGAATTATGCTTCGGTAACACCACCGCTGTCACGCCCACCGCATCCGCGGTTCGCAAAATCGCGCCTAAATTATGCGGGTCCTGCACTTCGTCCAGAAAAAGAAAAACCGGCTGGCTTTCCGTTTCCATCATCGACAGTAAATCAGACTCTTGTAACTCGGCTTGCTTGGCAATCATAGCGACCACGCCTTGGTGAACGGCATCGAAACGATTGAAGTAAGATTTGGGTTCCAACTGATATTGAATACCAAGCGACTTGGCTTGGCCCATCAACGCTTGAATGCGTTTATTCTCCACGCCTTTTTGAAAGGCCAGAGAATAAACGAGGTGTGGAGACTGTTTCAGAAATTTTTCAATTGCGTGAATGCCGTAAAGAATGTCTTGCTTCACGACTTAACTTCCTGACTTTTTCTTGCCGCCGCGCCCACGTCCACCGCGTTTTTTACGATAAGAACGCTTACGCTTTTTCGGTTTCGATTCTTCCGACTCTTCTGCAGCGGCTTCCTCATTGGCCGGCTTGGATTCATTCGCCGATTCAGCGTCGTCATCCGAAGACAAAAAACGCAGATCGATTTTACGATCATCCAAATTGACCTGAGCCACTTGCACTCTCAAGCGATCGCCCAACCGATAAACTTTGCCGGTTCGCTCCCCTTTCAAGCAGTGGCGAGACGCATCGTAATGGAAGTAATCTTCTCCCAGTTCGGTAATGTGCACCAAGCCTTCAACATACAACGGATCCAGCTCGACGAATAAGCCGAAGTTGGTCGCCGCAGTGACCACAGCGTCGTACTCCTCGCCCAATCGATGCGACAAGAACTCGCATTTCAAGAAAGTAACCGCGTCACGCGTCGCTTCATCGGCACGTCTTTCCGTGGAAGAACAATGTTCACCAAAGGACTTCATGTCCTGCTCGGAATAATTGAACTCCGTGACCGATTGCTTGGTCCATGCAAAACGAATCGCACGGTGAATCAATAAATCCGGATAACGACGGATCGGTGACGTGAAGTGCGCGTAATACTCATAATTCAACCCGAAATGCCCTAAGTTTTCCGGTTGATATACGGCTTGGTTCATACTTCTCAGCAACACGGTTTCAACCAGGTGCTCGTGAGGTGAACCTTTAACGGCTTCGGAAACCGCTGCATAGTCGTGCGCATCCGGCTCGTCGCCCCCACCCAATGTTAGGCCAAAATCGCCCAGGAAGGTTCGAAGGTTGGTCAAACGCTCTTCCGATGGCTTATCATGCACACGATACAACATCGGAATCTTATGCCATTTCAAATAACGGGCTGTGGCCACGTTCGCCATTAACATGCATTCTTCAATCAGTTTATGCGCGTCATTACGGGTCACGGGAACGATTTTTTCAATCTTACGATTGTCGTCAAACACAATGCGCGTTTCCGTGGTATCAAAATCCAAAGCACCACGTACTTCTCGCGCTTTTTTCAACACTTGATACAAATCGTTCAAATCTTCGATATTCGGCACAAACTCAGCATAAGTTTGACGGTGTTCGGAATTTTCATCCGTCAACATCTCGTGTACTTTGTTATATGTCAAACGTGCTTTCGAGTTCATAACGGCATCGTAAAACTGCGTTCTTTCCAGTTTACCGTCATCATCGATATACATATCGCAGACCATACACAAACGATCCACTTTCGGATTCAAGGAACACAGGCCATTCGACAGTTTTTCCGGCAACATCGGAATCACTTGTTGCGGGAAGTAGACCGAGTTACCGCGTTCATAAGCTTCTTTATCCAAAGCCGTCCCCGGCTTCACGTAATGCGACACATCGGCAATGGCCACAACCAAACGCCAGCCTTTTTTACGACGTTTTGCAAACACCGCATCATCGAAGTCCTTAGAGTCTTCACCGTCAATGGTCACCAACGGCAGGCTTCGTAAATCCTTACGGCCCGCTTTATCTTCTTCCGTTACTTCATCCGAAATGGCATCCAATTGTTTCAAGGCCTCGTCGGACCATTCATTCGGAATATCATAGGCATGAATTGCGGAATCGATTTCCATGCCCGGCGCCAAGTAGTCTCCGACCACTTCAATGACTTTACCGATGGCACTGGAGCGTTTGGTTGGCTGGTGAATCACCTCTACCTTAACAATTTGACCTTCTGTCGCATCCAGAACACCGTCCTGCGGGATGAAAACGTCCTGCGCAATCTTGTTATTGGTCGGTTGCACCCAAGCCAAACCATCTTCAAAGTGCAAGCGCCCAAGAAGCTGCTCATTGGCATGTTCAATGATTTCAACAATCATCCCTTCACGGCGTCCTTTTCGATCCACGCCGATCACGGAAGCGATGACCAAGTCACCGTGAAACACTTTATGCATTTCCCGGTCACCCAAAAACAAATCGGAACCTCCGTCTTCCGGCTGAACAAAGCCGAAACCAGCAGGATGACCAATGACCTTACCTTTGATCAAATCCATTTTCTGAATCAAACCAAAAGCACCGCGACGGTTTCGCAACAACTGCCCGTCACGCACCATGGCTTTCAAACGGCGCGATAAGGCTTCAAAGCGTTCATCATCGTTAATATCCAAACTGTCGGCAATTTGTTTGATACGCAGAGGTTTTTGCTCGTTTTCCAGCAAATCGATAATAAACTCTCGACTTGGAATCGGGTTTTCGTATTTGTCGGCCTCGCGATCAGCATGCGGATCGGCTGTAGGCGTATCAGTGCGATTATCAGATTGGGTTTGCGGATGGGATTCTTCTGTCATCGCCTCTGGAGACGACTCGATATTTTCATTTTTACTTTTTTCAGTCACTCGAAATTCAACTATTTTTGTGTCTACTTTTGAAAAATCTAAAGTTATTCATTCCACTCTTTAAAAGATTTTTCACTCAATTCAAACCGTCTGAAAGGCCCCTATCAAGGCGACTGTCTTTCCATTCATTCAGCCAGGTTTGAATGTTAATTTTAACAAGCCCGAACCGAATCGGGCGCGCCTATTATATACCAATTATAACAATATGTAAGTATTAAGATTTTCGCCTCGTTCATACCCGGCATCTTGACGAAAAGAGGTCTTTAACAGGCTTCCAGGGCATTCAACGTTTCAGGCGAATACAACTCCTTCGCCAATAGCTGAATGGCCGATTCAACCGCCTCTTCCAGTACCGGGTGATAGTAAGGCATTCTCACCAATTGCAGCACATCCATTTCCTGCTCAATTGCCCATGTCAACAAATGCGCTAAATGCTCGGCTTGCGGCATCATTAACTCGCCCCCGACCAAACGCTTAGACGTTTTATCGGCGAATAAAGAAATCATGCCACGATCTTCGCCCATGACAATCGCTCGACCGTTATTACGTTCAAGATTGAACTCAACCACCACAGTTTCGTTCAAATCCAAGGCATCATAACCGCAGCCGAAAGACGCCACCTGCGGATTGGTAAACGCGATCCCCAAAGCGGTTTTGCGCTTATAAGCTTGAACATTCGGATAACGCATGGCATTCAACACGGCGATTTTCCCTTCATGCCCAGCTTCATGCAAAATGGGGCGGAAAGCATTTACATCCCCGGCAATGAACACCGGTAAATCGGCAACCTGCATGGTATTCAAATCAAACGGTGGCATTCCCCGTTCATCCAGTTCCACGCCTAAATGCTCGATACCGATTTGATCGATATTCGGACGTCGGCCAAGAGACGCCAACACCGCGTCCACTTCAAAAGCGCCGGACGACACGGTAATTTTCGCGCCCGCTTCCGTCGCTTCAATTTCCGCGGCCTCCCCTAAGTAAATCGGGAATTCTTTGGAAATTAACTTAACAGCCTCTTTCGAAACACTAGGCGACCGCAGCCCGGCAATGCTACTGGTCATTTCAAAACCAATGACATCAACCCCCAAACGTGACAGTGCCTGACCAAGCTCCAAGCCGATCACCCCCAAACCGATCACCGCAATCCGTTTCGGCAAGGTTTCCAACTCAAAGATTTCATCACTGGTTAACAAGCGGTCGCCTAACGATTCCTTCCAAGGCGCCGGCACCACCGGTCTAGACCCGGTGGCAATAATAATGCGTTCCCCTTGAATACGCTCCCCGTTAACTTCCACAGTATCCGGCGCCACAAATTGAGCGTAACCTTTAATCAGCTGGTTGTATTCTAAGGTATCCGTTGAGCCGGATTGCACCCCGGTGGTAAAACGATCACGAAACGCGCGCACTCGCTTCATGACGGCCGAATGATCGATCGTCAAACCATCGGCACCATCGATACCAAAATCATAAAAGTGTTTACGAGCATGAAAATGCTCCGCACAATGAATCAGAGCTTTTGATGGCATACAGCCTACGCGCGCGCAAGTGGTTCCGAAATATCCGCCATTGATCATAACGAAATCGTCGGTTTCACGGCGAATCTGGCCCAGTGCTGTCAAGCCGGATGAACCGGCGCCCAAGATAATGTACTTAACCTGTTTCATTCTTTTACCATCTCTAAACGTATTTTCAATCGATTCAATCGTGCCACAGCCGACAAAGTACCCTCATTGGATGCCGTTTCTGCCTATCAAAATTCGCACACGGTGAATTTTATTCTACCCCTAGATTATGACAACTTAAAGAAATGAAGCCGAAATCCGTGTTTTTTCGCAATTTTGACTTGATTAATACGTCGGCCAAAATACAATCAAACTTTCTGATCCATTTGAGATAACGAGTTTGCTACAGAAATCGAAACGCGCGTTGTTATTTACCGCATTTGGAATAACGCTTGGCTTGGTACCGGTGTCTTCGCTCGGCGACCAATCCCCGCCTTTGCCCGAAATATCCATTTCCGAACGCATCCTCAAACCGTTCCACGGCGACTTACCCGAACTGCGAGAACGTCGCTTGATTCGCGTTTTGGTCAGTTACACCCGCACCAATTTTTTTCTCACCTCTCGCGGGTTCCGCGGCGTGGAGTACGACCTGTTAAAGGCTTACGAAGCCTATTTAAACCGTGGTCCAAGGCGGCAACGCTATCAAACACATTTGACCTTTATCCCAACCACCTTCAATAAGATCTTGCCCAGCCTGCAAGCAGGATACGGCGATATTGCCGCTTCCGGGCTGACCATCACCCCCGAACGAAAAGGACTGGTCGACTTCACACAGCCTTATATTGAAGGCGTCAAAGAAATACTGGTTTCCAACAAAAATGCCCCGCCCATTAACAGTTTGCTCGATTTCTCCGGTAAACGCGTCATTGTAGTCCGGAACAGCAGTTACATCATACACTTGGAACGCATCAACCAAACACTGGGCTATTTAGGCTTGCCGACCATGGAAGTCATCAAGGCGGCCCCCTTAGTGGAGTCCGAGGACATACTGGAAATGCTGAACGAAGATATTTACCAGTACACAGTGGTCGACAATCACATTGCAGACATCTGGCAAAAAATTCTCGACAATATCGAGCTTCACCCGAACATCGTGATTCACCACCACAGCGATATCGCTTGGGCCGTTCAAAAACACCACCCAAAACTCTTGGCCTCGTTGAATGCCTTCATTGAAGATTATGCCGAACCGGGACGCTTCTTGGGCAACGCTGTTTATCGTAAATATTTTGAAGACACCTATTGGATTGAACGCCCGCTCACGCACGACCTCTTAAAGCGGGTGGATTGTTTAAAATATTATTTCCAACTTTACGCCGATTTCTATGGATTCGACTGGCGCTTGGTCGCCGCTTTAGCGTACCAGGAATCACGCTTTGACCCCAGCAAGAAAAGCCACGCGGGCGCCATTGGCATTATGCAGATCAAACCCTCCACGGCGCGAGACCGAAACGTCAATCTGCCGAACATTACTGACCTGGAAACCAACATCCACGCCGGGGTAAAGTATTTGGCTTTCCTTCGAGATCGGTATTTTTCAAGCACCGATTACACCCCTGAAGAAAAAGAAAACTTTGCGCTGGCCGCTTACAATGCCGGGCCGCGCCGCATATTGCAGTTGCAACAGAAAACTCGGGAATTGGGTCTAAACCCATACAAATGGTTTTATAATGTGGAAACAACAGCCAGACAGGCCATCGGGCATGAAACGGTTAATTACGTTACCAGCATTCAAAAAATGCGCATCTTTCTTGACGCGTCAAAACGGTTGGATCAAAACAAACGGTTACTTCTAGATAATGGCAACGAAGAGAGCGACCAAGCCAGCCTGCCGAACCCAACCGGCAGTGACTGACCTGAAGCCCCATTCACTAACCAGTGGACTTGGGACGATAGACTTTCACATTTTCGAAGCCCGCATCGCGTAAATACTGAGCGTGCAGCTGACTCATAACCCCTTTTTGGCAATAGAGTAAATAACGCTTGGAAGCATCCAGCTGTTTAAACGCGCGGTTCAATTCGTGAAACGGAATGGTCAAAACCGACTCCATTCCCAACGGGTGCGCCTTAGCCATTTCCGCTTTGCGGATATCAATGACAACATCATCCGGCCCAACGTCATTAATAATTTCCACCGCTTGTGCCTGATTGACATTTTCAATAATCGAATCCACCGGAATCGCTTCCGCCGAAGCCACCGCTTGATCCAGCACCGTGTAATCAAACTTTTTCGCTTCCACCGCCATGCGCTTGAAAGAGCCATGCGTAATCGGGTTTTGCGAAATCACGCCGCAATATTCCGGCATATTTTCCGCAAATTCGCGCGTCCCGATTTGGTCGGCAATCGCCATAATATCCGGCTTGCTCATCACCGCTAACGGGCGCAACACCAGTTTTTCGGAGACTTGATCAATTAACGCCAAGTTACGCAACGTCTGGCTCGACACCTGCGCCACCGATTCCCCCGTTACCAAAGCGTCAATCCCCATGTCATCCGCCACATTTTCCGCCGCCATAATCATTAAGCGCTTCAAAGTGACGCCCATATAGGGTTCCGGTGTACTGCGGAAAATCTCAGACACCACCTCTTCAAACGGAATGGTGACGAACATCACCCGATGCGAAGCACTGAATTTTTCCCACAGATACAAAGCGACTTGTTTAACGCCGATCTCATGCGCCGCGCCGCCCAAGTTGAAAAAGATGAAGTGGGTTTTCAAACCACGCCGAATGGTCAGGTAACTGGCAACCGTCGAGTCAAAACCACCGGACATGAGGGACAAAACGTCCCCCTGAGAGCCAAGCGGAAAACCGCCCAGGCCTGGCCGGCGGTGTTTCACAATATTCAATTGGTCCTGGTGATACTCCAGTTCGATTTTCACGTCCGGATGATGTAAATCCACTTTATCCGGGTTGCCATGGCGGCATAAATGCGCGCCGATGGTGCGCTCCATATCGAATGAGGAAAAAGAGTGATTTCCGGTACGTTTAACCCGCACCACAAACGATTTACCTTCAATTTTCGGCAAGGCAAAATCCGCCACCAACTGCGCCACCTCATCCAGGCTGGTGGTGTAAAACTGCTCAACTTCCAGAAATTGTTCAATACCGGGCGTGTTCAATAACACCTGGCGGACAAAATCCGTTTCCTCCGGCTGGCAAAACACTTCGATTTTATCCCAGTACCGTTTGGTCTCGACCTCCGAAATTTCTCGGCCCAGCAAATTCCGGAGGTTAAAGTGAAGCTGATTGACCATTTTTTTCTTAACGGCATGGCCTTTTACCATGATTTCCGGAAAAAGCTTAATTATAAATTTCATAAACGACGTTCAAAATCCTTAACCTAAAAACGGGGTTCCCCCATTGCATCACACCAAACTGTTACTCATCAACGCCATGCGAATTTCATCAATGACATCATCTTGAATCAGCAGCTCTTCTTGCGCGTTATGCAGCATATCTTTCACTTCCGTTCCGAGAAAACTCCCAAAACTGACCTCGCTGACAATCGCATTCGCCACTTGAATCAAGGCCACCAGGGTGCGGACATAGTCGTCTTTAATCACACTCAAATCACGCTGATGGTGAAGCAGCATCACCTGTGCAAAGACAGAATCCAAGTGCCATTTTTTCGCCACCAGCAAACCATAAACGCCATGATGCGCTTGGTACGTTTTCTTTTCTCTGACCAGACCTGTGTAACAATTAGTGAGCGTATTGTAGAAAGTCGATTGGTAGTTGCCAAATTTCATTTCCATAATAATCGCCCCGGCATTATGAAACACGCCGGCCAAATAGATTTCATCCGGCGAAATATCACTCACCCACCGCCCCAGTTCGGTGGCGACATTCGCCACATCAATACTGTGATCCATCAAGTCATCGAAAATAATATCCGAGACTTGGGTTTTGAACCCCAAGCTGAAGACCAGGTTTTTCAAACGATACAAGCCCAAAGAGTCAATGGCACCGCGAATGGTACTGACCGGATCGGAATCTTTCGGCAAAAATTGCGCCTGGTTCGCGACCTTGATCAGCTCGCCGGACAAAACGGTATTGCGCCCGATGATTTCCGCCACTTCACCGAAATCCGGAAAATCGGTCTTTTGCAGCAAGGACTGCA
This window harbors:
- the rlmB gene encoding 23S rRNA (guanosine(2251)-2'-O)-methyltransferase RlmB produces the protein MKQDILYGIHAIEKFLKQSPHLVYSLAFQKGVENKRIQALMGQAKSLGIQYQLEPKSYFNRFDAVHQGVVAMIAKQAELQESDLLSMMETESQPVFLFLDEVQDPHNLGAILRTADAVGVTAVVLPKHNSVGVNATVRKVACGAAETVKVVVVSNLARTLKTLQQAGLWVTGLAGETESTIYDMDFTGAVGLVMGAEGSGLRKLTRETCDHLAAIPMVGSVESLNVSVATGVTLYEVFRQRK
- the rnr gene encoding ribonuclease R, coding for MTEESHPQTQSDNRTDTPTADPHADREADKYENPIPSREFIIDLLENEQKPLRIKQIADSLDINDDERFEALSRRLKAMVRDGQLLRNRRGAFGLIQKMDLIKGKVIGHPAGFGFVQPEDGGSDLFLGDREMHKVFHGDLVIASVIGVDRKGRREGMIVEIIEHANEQLLGRLHFEDGLAWVQPTNNKIAQDVFIPQDGVLDATEGQIVKVEVIHQPTKRSSAIGKVIEVVGDYLAPGMEIDSAIHAYDIPNEWSDEALKQLDAISDEVTEEDKAGRKDLRSLPLVTIDGEDSKDFDDAVFAKRRKKGWRLVVAIADVSHYVKPGTALDKEAYERGNSVYFPQQVIPMLPEKLSNGLCSLNPKVDRLCMVCDMYIDDDGKLERTQFYDAVMNSKARLTYNKVHEMLTDENSEHRQTYAEFVPNIEDLNDLYQVLKKAREVRGALDFDTTETRIVFDDNRKIEKIVPVTRNDAHKLIEECMLMANVATARYLKWHKIPMLYRVHDKPSEERLTNLRTFLGDFGLTLGGGDEPDAHDYAAVSEAVKGSPHEHLVETVLLRSMNQAVYQPENLGHFGLNYEYYAHFTSPIRRYPDLLIHRAIRFAWTKQSVTEFNYSEQDMKSFGEHCSSTERRADEATRDAVTFLKCEFLSHRLGEEYDAVVTAATNFGLFVELDPLYVEGLVHITELGEDYFHYDASRHCLKGERTGKVYRLGDRLRVQVAQVNLDDRKIDLRFLSSDDDAESANESKPANEEAAAEESEESKPKKRKRSYRKKRGGRGRGGKKKSGS
- a CDS encoding dihydrolipoyl dehydrogenase; translated protein: MKQVKYIILGAGSSGLTALGQIRRETDDFVMINGGYFGTTCARVGCMPSKALIHCAEHFHARKHFYDFGIDGADGLTIDHSAVMKRVRAFRDRFTTGVQSGSTDTLEYNQLIKGYAQFVAPDTVEVNGERIQGERIIIATGSRPVVPAPWKESLGDRLLTSDEIFELETLPKRIAVIGLGVIGLELGQALSRLGVDVIGFEMTSSIAGLRSPSVSKEAVKLISKEFPIYLGEAAEIEATEAGAKITVSSGAFEVDAVLASLGRRPNIDQIGIEHLGVELDERGMPPFDLNTMQVADLPVFIAGDVNAFRPILHEAGHEGKIAVLNAMRYPNVQAYKRKTALGIAFTNPQVASFGCGYDALDLNETVVVEFNLERNNGRAIVMGEDRGMISLFADKTSKRLVGGELMMPQAEHLAHLLTWAIEQEMDVLQLVRMPYYHPVLEEAVESAIQLLAKELYSPETLNALEAC
- a CDS encoding lytic transglycosylase F encodes the protein MLFTAFGITLGLVPVSSLGDQSPPLPEISISERILKPFHGDLPELRERRLIRVLVSYTRTNFFLTSRGFRGVEYDLLKAYEAYLNRGPRRQRYQTHLTFIPTTFNKILPSLQAGYGDIAASGLTITPERKGLVDFTQPYIEGVKEILVSNKNAPPINSLLDFSGKRVIVVRNSSYIIHLERINQTLGYLGLPTMEVIKAAPLVESEDILEMLNEDIYQYTVVDNHIADIWQKILDNIELHPNIVIHHHSDIAWAVQKHHPKLLASLNAFIEDYAEPGRFLGNAVYRKYFEDTYWIERPLTHDLLKRVDCLKYYFQLYADFYGFDWRLVAALAYQESRFDPSKKSHAGAIGIMQIKPSTARDRNVNLPNITDLETNIHAGVKYLAFLRDRYFSSTDYTPEEKENFALAAYNAGPRRILQLQQKTRELGLNPYKWFYNVETTARQAIGHETVNYVTSIQKMRIFLDASKRLDQNKRLLLDNGNEESDQASLPNPTGSD
- the thiI gene encoding tRNA uracil 4-sulfurtransferase ThiI, whose protein sequence is MKFIIKLFPEIMVKGHAVKKKMVNQLHFNLRNLLGREISEVETKRYWDKIEVFCQPEETDFVRQVLLNTPGIEQFLEVEQFYTTSLDEVAQLVADFALPKIEGKSFVVRVKRTGNHSFSSFDMERTIGAHLCRHGNPDKVDLHHPDVKIELEYHQDQLNIVKHRRPGLGGFPLGSQGDVLSLMSGGFDSTVASYLTIRRGLKTHFIFFNLGGAAHEIGVKQVALYLWEKFSASHRVMFVTIPFEEVVSEIFRSTPEPYMGVTLKRLMIMAAENVADDMGIDALVTGESVAQVSSQTLRNLALIDQVSEKLVLRPLAVMSKPDIMAIADQIGTREFAENMPEYCGVISQNPITHGSFKRMAVEAKKFDYTVLDQAVASAEAIPVDSIIENVNQAQAVEIINDVGPDDVVIDIRKAEMAKAHPLGMESVLTIPFHELNRAFKQLDASKRYLLYCQKGVMSQLHAQYLRDAGFENVKVYRPKSTG
- a CDS encoding HDOD domain-containing protein codes for the protein MDLKQQMLAAHQQLEGFEIPTIPAELLELQSLLQKTDFPDFGEVAEIIGRNTVLSGELIKVANQAQFLPKDSDPVSTIRGAIDSLGLYRLKNLVFSLGFKTQVSDIIFDDLMDHSIDVANVATELGRWVSDISPDEIYLAGVFHNAGAIIMEMKFGNYQSTFYNTLTNCYTGLVREKKTYQAHHGVYGLLVAKKWHLDSVFAQVMLLHHQRDLSVIKDDYVRTLVALIQVANAIVSEVSFGSFLGTEVKDMLHNAQEELLIQDDVIDEIRMALMSNSLV